The window CGGCCATCCGTGGTCGAAAGGCATGCGCGGCGCGGCCAGCGATCTTGCCGGGCGGCACGCAGGACTGCAGGGATGTTAGCGGCGCAAGCGCGCAGGCCGGGATAGGACGGCGGCCCATTTCCCTGTAGGAAAAACGGCAATTGCTGCACCGCAATGTCGGCCTTTCCCGACAGGTATCCTGCGCCCTGCGGCGCATCTGCGTCGTAGGGGGGGCGGGTTGGTGCGAAGCGCTATGCGGTGTGATTGCAGCACCCGCACCCGGCTCTTCTTTGCTGCGCCGCATTCGTGTTTTGCTGGACGGATCAACAGGGCCGATGTCAGCAAATTGACGCCCACCGGCCTCCATGACGGGCTAATCATCGCACCCTCCAGCACTTCAATCGCGTGATACGCAAGCTCCCGCTCAACTGAGCCGCAACTCCAGCAACTCCACCGGCAAGCTACCCAATATCTCGCTCACGGTCATGCTGCCGCCTCGCTCGCCGTCGGGCATGGCGCATTCTTCCAGCGGCCCGGCGCCGCTGGTCAAGACGCTGCGCCATTGCCGCAGCCCCTCTCCCTGCGCATGCGAGAGCTGCGCCGGCAGGACGATGCGGGTGTCGCCCCAGACTTCGGCGGAGACCAGCGGCAGCGCTTCGTCACGCGCGCCGTCAAAGGCCAGCAGATGCGCTGCCAGGCGGGTACAGACCACCACGGTGGCCTGCCAGCCCTGCCCTTGCGCACCGTCCGGCGCCGGCAACAGCCGCGCAAAGGCGATCACGTGTCGCGCCAGCTTGCCGTGCGTGGACAAGGGCAGGTATTGGCCTTGCGCATACAGCTGCGCATGCGCGCGCCGGTGCTGCAAGACCGCATGGATCAGTTGCTGCTTGGCGCCGCCGCTCTGCCACTGGCGCAGCGACACCGGGCGGCTCATGGCGTCGGCCAGGCGGCGCTGGCGCATGTCGAAATCCACCGGACGACGGTTATCGGGATCGACCATGCTCAGGTCCCATAGCTCGCTGCCCTGGTAGAAGTCGGGCACGCCCGGCACGGTCAGCTTGAGCATGGTCTGCGACAGGCTGTTGATGGCGCCCAGCGGGGCCAGGCGGCGCACGAATTCTTCCAGCCCGGTAAGGAAGGGATGATGGCGCGCATCCAGGCCAGGATCGCACAGCAAGGCCCGGGTGAAGCGTTCGCAGGCGGCTTCGTAGGATGCTTGCGGGGCGATCCAGTCGCTGCGACGCTTGGCTTCGCGCAGGGCCTTGCGCTGCCAGGCGATCACGCGCGCCGCCAGTTCTTCCAGTGCGCTGAGGTCATCGTCGCCGGCGCGCATGCCGTCGGGCCACACGCCCACCAGGCTCTGGTAGAGCATGTACTCATCGGCGGCGTCGATGCCGCCTTCTGCACCTGCGGTGGCGGCCACGATGGGCGCGTTCAGCGTGCGCCAGTGGCGCACCACGGTGGCCCATTCCTCGGGGATTTCCGAGAGCGCGGCCAGGCGCATGCGGGCATCTTCGCCACGCTTGTGATCATGGGTGCCGGTGGCCAGCAGACTGGCCGGCGTCTGGGCTGCGCGGCGCGCCGCCAGCTGGTGGAAATGGGCGATCGATAGCGCCAGTTGCGCCGGCTCGGCACCGACCTCGTTGCGCGAGAGCAGGCGTCCATAGCGGTAGAAGGCGGTGTCTTCCATCGACTTGGCCGTCAGCGGCGGCGTCAGTTGCTGGAAGCGCGCGATGGCGCGCAGTTGCAGGGCGCGGCGCGGTTCCTGGCCAACGGGCAGCATGAGATCGCCGCCCAGCCAGCCCTCCACCACATGCAGGGTGGGATGATCCGACGGATGCAGCCTGGCCGCGGCGAGCTGGGCGGTGCGCGCCAGCAGTTCGCGTTCCAGCGCGGGCATGCCCTCTTCGGTGGCATAGGTGCGGTACACCGGAAAATGCACCAGCAGTTCAGCCACGCAGCGCCGCACCGACATCAGCGAGAGGTCGCGGGTGGTGACGGCGCTGCGGGCGAGCTGGTGCAGGCAGTGCGTGAGGACATTGAATTCGGCGGCAAAATTGCGTGTCAGGAAACTGCGCCGCGCCTGCTGCACCATGGACGGGAAATGACACAACTCGGCCGGACCATGCACTTGCATGCAATCCTGGCTGGAGCTGGAGCCGAGCTCGGCCACGATATCGCGCCACAGGTCGTCCAGCACCGGTTCGCCATCGCCGTCGTGCAATACGGCGGCGCACTGTTCCATGAAGTCGTAGCCGGTGCTGCCGTCGAGCTGCCAGGC is drawn from Herbaspirillum seropedicae and contains these coding sequences:
- the treY gene encoding malto-oligosyltrehalose synthase — translated: MPHQPDSELAAPPVSHAAPLIRATARLQLHRDFNFAQAAEVVDYYQRLGVSHLYVSPILTARPGSTHGYDVADASRINPELGGESGLRQLVQRLRAAGMGLLVDIVPNHMAVGRHNPWWQDVLRWGRESPHALWFDIDWDSADPALKGKVLLPFLGQPYAEALEAGELVLCLDAESGELYVEHYEHRFPLAAPDHALVLETAGSQRLAEVIAAFRKAMPQTCSAAYGLLRDLARDPEALADIDAALAGFSAAQPHGRSALHQLLERQHYRLACWRNAADEINWRRFFEVSELVGMRVEREDVFEAMHAELFRLYAEGLIDGLRLDHIDGLTDPAAYCLRLRQRLRSLRPGHEPYIVAEKILAGDEALPAAWQLDGSTGYDFMEQCAAVLHDGDGEPVLDDLWRDIVAELGSSSSQDCMQVHGPAELCHFPSMVQQARRSFLTRNFAAEFNVLTHCLHQLARSAVTTRDLSLMSVRRCVAELLVHFPVYRTYATEEGMPALERELLARTAQLAAARLHPSDHPTLHVVEGWLGGDLMLPVGQEPRRALQLRAIARFQQLTPPLTAKSMEDTAFYRYGRLLSRNEVGAEPAQLALSIAHFHQLAARRAAQTPASLLATGTHDHKRGEDARMRLAALSEIPEEWATVVRHWRTLNAPIVAATAGAEGGIDAADEYMLYQSLVGVWPDGMRAGDDDLSALEELAARVIAWQRKALREAKRRSDWIAPQASYEAACERFTRALLCDPGLDARHHPFLTGLEEFVRRLAPLGAINSLSQTMLKLTVPGVPDFYQGSELWDLSMVDPDNRRPVDFDMRQRRLADAMSRPVSLRQWQSGGAKQQLIHAVLQHRRAHAQLYAQGQYLPLSTHGKLARHVIAFARLLPAPDGAQGQGWQATVVVCTRLAAHLLAFDGARDEALPLVSAEVWGDTRIVLPAQLSHAQGEGLRQWRSVLTSGAGPLEECAMPDGERGGSMTVSEILGSLPVELLELRLS